One part of the Aquicella lusitana genome encodes these proteins:
- the hppD gene encoding 4-hydroxyphenylpyruvate dioxygenase, with protein sequence MHTHNPAGTDGFDFLEFTTTNPQKLINQFETMGFVPVAQHKTCDVTIYQQNDIRFIINLTKNSMASQFADLHGASVSAMGFRVNDAKFAYQHALACGATPYQPARETVAYDMPAIYGVGNSLIYFVDYRNNLSNYAHLFSPLQVHVSANQGAGLTYIDHVTHNLYRGNMLEWADFYTRIFNFREVRYFDIEGKLTGLKSKAMTSPCGKIRIPLNESSDDKSQIEEFLKDFNGEGIQHIALGTQDIYTSVNQLRKQGIAFLDTPDTYYELIDKRLPKHGESVEQLKKFRILIDGETQREKKLLLQIFTQNMLGPVFFEIIQRKGDEGFGEGNFRALFESIELDQIRRGVLTLEQEKEEEKS encoded by the coding sequence ATGCATACCCATAATCCTGCAGGCACTGATGGATTCGATTTCCTTGAATTTACAACGACCAACCCGCAAAAACTTATTAATCAGTTCGAAACCATGGGATTTGTCCCCGTTGCGCAGCATAAAACATGCGACGTAACTATCTATCAGCAAAATGATATCCGCTTTATTATCAATCTAACCAAAAACAGCATGGCAAGCCAATTTGCTGATTTGCATGGCGCCTCCGTCTCGGCTATGGGGTTTCGCGTCAATGATGCTAAATTCGCTTATCAGCATGCTCTTGCATGCGGCGCTACGCCTTATCAACCTGCAAGAGAAACAGTGGCCTATGACATGCCAGCTATTTATGGCGTTGGCAACAGCTTGATTTATTTTGTAGACTACCGAAATAATTTATCAAACTATGCTCATCTTTTTTCTCCTCTACAGGTGCACGTTTCTGCAAATCAGGGAGCAGGCTTAACTTATATTGATCATGTCACTCACAATTTGTATCGTGGCAATATGTTAGAATGGGCTGATTTTTATACACGCATTTTCAACTTCAGGGAAGTTCGTTACTTTGATATTGAAGGCAAGCTGACAGGATTAAAAAGCAAAGCGATGACAAGCCCTTGTGGAAAAATTCGCATTCCCTTAAACGAATCATCCGATGATAAATCTCAAATTGAAGAATTCTTAAAGGATTTTAATGGCGAAGGCATTCAGCATATTGCATTGGGCACCCAAGACATTTACACAAGTGTTAACCAATTACGCAAGCAGGGAATAGCATTCCTGGATACACCTGATACTTATTATGAATTGATAGATAAACGCCTGCCCAAGCACGGCGAATCTGTAGAACAATTAAAAAAATTCCGCATTTTAATTGACGGCGAAACACAGCGAGAAAAAAAATTACTTTTACAAATTTTCACACAAAACATGCTGGGGCCCGTCTTTTTTGAGATTATCCAACGCAAAGGCGACGAAGGCTTTGGTGAAGGTAATTTCCGTGCATTGTTTGAGTCCATTGAGCTTGACCAGATACGCCGCGGCGTGTTAACGCTGGAACAGGAAAAAGAAGAGGAAAAATCATGA
- the hmgA gene encoding homogentisate 1,2-dioxygenase has translation MNKHTANLKGLGNHHESEALEGALVKGCNSPQKVPYGLYAEQLSGSAFTSPRHINLSSWLYRIRPSVLHGEFHPVLQTDLAGTPFDLAYTPPTQMRWDPMPYPAVPRSFIEGLVTLAGNGSIEMQGGAAIHLYCATRSMHNEFFYNADGEFLIVPQEGALRFKTEFGSLDAKPGELIVIPRGIKFQVQLIAEKARGYICENFGSPFRLPELGVIGANGLANPRDFHIPSAAFEDREGNFILITKFQGQLWQAAINHSPLDVVAWHGTYAPYKYDLALFNTINTVSFDHPDPSIFTVLTSPSPVQGVANIDFVIFPPRWMVAKDTFRPPYYHRNIMSEYMGLIHGAYDAKETGFVPGGGSLHNCMSAHGPDAAAFNKAVSAALEPEYYDNTLAFMFESRQVWRLTPAAYNADFRQKDYLACWQELKSHFQAKSIA, from the coding sequence ATGAACAAACATACCGCTAACTTGAAGGGTCTCGGCAATCATCACGAATCTGAAGCGCTGGAAGGCGCTCTCGTAAAAGGCTGTAATTCGCCTCAGAAAGTACCTTATGGCTTATATGCGGAACAATTAAGCGGCAGCGCATTTACTTCTCCCCGACATATCAATTTATCCAGTTGGCTATATCGCATACGTCCTTCTGTTTTGCACGGTGAATTTCACCCGGTACTGCAAACCGATCTTGCAGGCACTCCTTTCGATCTCGCGTATACGCCACCAACACAGATGCGCTGGGATCCCATGCCCTATCCTGCCGTTCCCCGCAGCTTTATTGAAGGCTTGGTCACACTAGCGGGTAACGGTTCCATTGAAATGCAAGGCGGTGCTGCTATTCATTTATATTGCGCGACTCGTTCCATGCACAATGAATTTTTTTATAACGCTGATGGCGAGTTTCTTATTGTTCCACAAGAAGGCGCGCTACGATTTAAAACCGAATTCGGCAGTCTTGATGCCAAACCTGGCGAACTCATCGTCATCCCTCGCGGTATTAAATTCCAAGTCCAATTGATAGCCGAGAAAGCGCGAGGTTATATTTGTGAAAATTTTGGGTCCCCTTTTCGTCTACCTGAACTAGGTGTGATTGGCGCAAATGGCCTTGCTAATCCCCGCGATTTTCATATCCCCTCAGCCGCTTTCGAAGACCGCGAAGGTAACTTTATCCTGATCACCAAATTCCAGGGGCAATTGTGGCAAGCGGCAATTAACCATTCACCACTTGACGTAGTCGCCTGGCATGGAACATATGCACCTTATAAATATGATCTAGCCCTCTTCAACACCATCAATACCGTCAGCTTTGATCACCCTGATCCTTCTATTTTCACCGTATTAACCTCACCCTCTCCGGTACAAGGCGTCGCGAATATTGATTTCGTCATTTTCCCGCCGCGATGGATGGTGGCAAAAGACACCTTTCGCCCGCCTTATTACCATCGTAATATCATGAGTGAATATATGGGCTTGATTCACGGCGCCTATGATGCGAAAGAAACAGGCTTTGTTCCCGGTGGCGGCAGTCTGCACAATTGCATGTCAGCGCATGGCCCCGATGCGGCCGCCTTTAACAAGGCTGTATCAGCCGCTTTAGAACCGGAATATTATGACAATACGCTGGCATTCATGTTTGAATCCAGACAGGTATGGCGGTTGACACCGGCTGCTTATAACGCCGATTTTCGCCAGAAAGATTATCTGGCTTGCTGGCAGGAATTGAAATCGCATTTCCAGGCTAAATCGATAGCATAA
- a CDS encoding biliverdin-producing heme oxygenase yields the protein MNNRNNFSNIYSKTKKLHDQLDKHPFLIRYAQDKFTLKDRYRHLCELLPIYEAIEEKMRNCTYGNELCSHNELSEVMERAKLIKEDLDFMREKSGITFTDYPLAQKTSEYISAINKMTDPEEIFAHFYVRILGDFHGGPLTKARVTALFKNRAMYSEDAPDAGVKFYTFNAETSPLFHQWLNNKKLAEKSFDFANQAFKAHLDIFDELEQKRSSSSVIKNFSAFFCSKKSMVVGVSLATVAAVKISYHMR from the coding sequence GTGAATAATCGTAATAATTTTTCGAATATTTATTCGAAAACAAAAAAGCTGCATGATCAACTCGATAAACATCCTTTCCTAATAAGGTATGCGCAGGATAAATTTACATTAAAAGATCGATATAGACATTTATGTGAATTATTGCCTATTTATGAAGCTATCGAAGAAAAGATGCGAAATTGCACTTACGGTAATGAGCTTTGCTCGCATAACGAATTATCTGAAGTCATGGAACGCGCAAAGTTAATTAAAGAAGATCTCGATTTTATGCGCGAAAAAAGTGGAATCACCTTTACAGATTATCCGCTCGCTCAAAAAACAAGCGAATACATTTCAGCGATTAACAAAATGACTGATCCGGAAGAAATCTTCGCCCATTTTTATGTGCGCATTCTAGGGGACTTTCATGGCGGCCCGCTAACAAAAGCACGTGTTACCGCCTTATTCAAAAATAGAGCCATGTATTCTGAGGATGCGCCTGATGCAGGTGTAAAATTCTATACCTTCAACGCGGAAACTTCCCCACTATTTCACCAATGGCTAAATAACAAAAAACTGGCTGAAAAGTCTTTCGATTTTGCCAATCAGGCTTTCAAGGCGCATCTTGATATTTTTGATGAATTGGAACAAAAGCGTTCCTCTAGCAGTGTCATTAAAAATTTCTCGGCATTTTTTTGCTCGAAAAAGTCCATGGTTGTTGGCGTTTCACTTGCTACCGTAGCTGCTGTAAAAATAAGCTATCACATGCGCTAA
- a CDS encoding fumarylacetoacetate hydrolase family protein, which yields MKLASLKDKTRDGKLVIVSKDLTRAVLVPDIAATLQQALDDWQSCRPLLETRYRELNEDKIKGVIAFQEQAIASPLPRAYQWADGSAYVNHVELVRKARGAELPESFWQDPLMYQGGSDTFLGPHDDIPLLDAQWGLDFEAEVAVITTDVLAGANQEEAEAAICLLLLVNDVSLRNLIPNELAKGFGFFQSKPSSAFSPVAVTPDELKEAWDGKKVHLPLVTHLNEKLFGRPNAGVDMTFDFPTLIAHAAKTRKLGAGSIIGSGTVSNYDRSKGSSCIAEKRMLETIEKGKPLTPFMQPGDRVRIEMFDHDQISIFGAIDQRVVTVKEREKYAETL from the coding sequence ATGAAACTCGCCTCGCTTAAAGATAAAACGCGTGACGGCAAATTGGTGATTGTCAGTAAGGATCTGACCCGCGCTGTGTTAGTGCCTGATATTGCCGCAACCCTGCAGCAGGCACTGGATGACTGGCAGAGCTGCAGGCCGTTATTGGAAACCCGCTATCGTGAACTTAACGAAGATAAAATAAAGGGCGTGATCGCGTTCCAGGAACAAGCCATTGCATCACCACTTCCACGAGCGTATCAGTGGGCTGATGGCAGCGCCTACGTCAATCATGTCGAATTGGTACGCAAGGCACGCGGGGCAGAATTGCCGGAAAGTTTTTGGCAAGACCCGCTCATGTATCAGGGCGGATCTGACACCTTTCTTGGCCCGCATGATGATATTCCTCTGCTTGACGCACAGTGGGGGCTGGATTTCGAAGCAGAAGTGGCCGTTATTACAACCGACGTCCTCGCTGGTGCAAATCAAGAGGAAGCAGAAGCAGCCATTTGTCTGCTTCTGCTAGTCAATGACGTATCCCTGCGAAATTTGATCCCAAATGAACTTGCCAAGGGATTTGGTTTTTTTCAAAGCAAACCTTCCAGTGCTTTTTCACCCGTGGCTGTCACACCGGATGAACTAAAAGAAGCATGGGACGGCAAAAAAGTGCATTTGCCGCTGGTGACACATTTGAATGAAAAATTATTTGGTCGCCCTAATGCCGGTGTTGATATGACATTCGATTTTCCCACACTGATCGCGCACGCAGCCAAAACACGTAAACTAGGAGCCGGTAGCATTATTGGTTCGGGCACAGTTTCAAATTATGATCGGTCCAAAGGCTCATCCTGTATCGCTGAAAAACGCATGCTGGAAACCATTGAAAAGGGAAAACCACTTACTCCATTCATGCAGCCTGGCGATCGTGTGCGTATTGAAATGTTTGACCATGATCAAATCTCTATTTTTGGCGCAATTGATCAAAGAGTAGTAACCGTCAAGGAGCGCGAGAAATATGCTGAAACTTTATGA
- the phhA gene encoding phenylalanine 4-monooxygenase, with protein sequence MAYKKTSTYVARPVDANGNAAYTDEENQIWHELITRQIPIVQGRACDEYMRGVELLNLPHDRIPQCHEVSSVLRDITGWALEPVPALIPFDRFFNLLANRKFPAATFIRTREELNYLQEPDIFHEVFGHCPLLTNQAYADFTHTYGKLGLKASPQDRVMLAKLYWFTIEFGLIQTAAGMRIYGGGILSSMGETPYALESSVPQRKAFDVLEVLRTPYRIDIMQPIYYVIDSFDVLFHLIDMDLIDLIHQARQLGMYEPVYATDSQP encoded by the coding sequence ATGGCATACAAAAAAACATCGACCTATGTTGCAAGGCCCGTTGACGCGAATGGAAACGCAGCTTACACCGATGAAGAAAACCAGATCTGGCATGAACTCATTACACGTCAGATACCCATTGTGCAGGGACGCGCCTGTGACGAGTATATGCGTGGTGTAGAATTATTAAATCTTCCGCATGACCGAATTCCGCAATGCCATGAAGTATCCAGCGTCTTACGTGATATCACCGGTTGGGCCCTTGAGCCAGTCCCTGCGCTCATCCCCTTCGACCGTTTTTTCAATCTGCTGGCCAATCGTAAATTCCCGGCGGCGACCTTCATACGCACGCGTGAAGAACTCAATTACCTCCAGGAACCGGATATTTTTCATGAAGTCTTTGGCCACTGCCCGCTGCTGACCAATCAGGCTTATGCTGACTTTACGCACACCTATGGCAAGTTGGGCTTAAAAGCGTCGCCGCAAGACCGCGTCATGCTAGCAAAACTTTACTGGTTTACTATTGAATTTGGCCTCATCCAAACCGCTGCCGGCATGCGCATCTACGGAGGCGGGATTCTTTCTTCCATGGGCGAAACGCCTTATGCACTGGAGAGCTCCGTGCCGCAGCGAAAAGCATTCGATGTACTTGAGGTACTGCGCACACCTTACCGCATTGATATCATGCAGCCCATTTATTATGTCATCGATAGTTTCGATGTATTGTTTCATTTAATTGATATGGATTTGATTGACCTCATACATCAAGCGCGTCAACTCGGCATGTATGAGCCCGTTTATGCTACTGACTCACAACCATAA
- a CDS encoding 4a-hydroxytetrahydrobiopterin dehydratase, which translates to MPELHTIRCVGCEGGIPPLTHEEINKLLPELQDWKVSQDGKFISRHFSFKGFYKTMAFVNAVAWIANQENHHPDMEVGYNYCLIKYTTHAVDGLTQNDFICAAKIDKLEA; encoded by the coding sequence ATGCCTGAATTACATACCATACGCTGTGTAGGCTGCGAAGGCGGCATTCCTCCGCTGACACACGAAGAAATCAACAAATTGCTTCCCGAGCTTCAAGACTGGAAAGTCAGCCAGGATGGCAAATTCATCAGCCGGCATTTTAGCTTCAAAGGATTTTACAAGACCATGGCTTTTGTGAACGCCGTTGCATGGATTGCCAATCAGGAAAATCATCACCCGGATATGGAAGTGGGCTATAACTATTGTCTGATTAAATATACCACGCATGCGGTGGATGGATTAACGCAAAATGATTTCATCTGCGCTGCCAAAATTGATAAATTGGAAGCATAA
- the hisC gene encoding histidinol-phosphate transaminase: MKMDFRSLANTKISSLTPYQPGKPVEELERELGITSSIKLASNENPLGPSPQALLAAQQALPHMHIYPDGACFELKQALSHFLSVKPEQLTIGNGSENVLELIVKAYLDPASNAVLSQYAFLTIQILVQSYGNIKMVPAREWGHDIDKMIAAIDDQTRLLFLVNPNNPTGTYTNENDFKRLMQSVPSHVLVIVDEAYSEYIAKTDYPDALKYLSEYPNLVITRTFSKIYGLAALRLGYAVSSPDIADILNRARLPFNVNTLASRAACAALMDHAHVKKSVQLNHQGMRQLEEGLQKMQLNYIPSIGNFITIDVENGAAVYQKLLHEGVIVRPLTAYSMPKHIRVTIGTAEQNERFLAALQKVCDTSSAKMKATESLWRHDH, translated from the coding sequence ATGAAAATGGATTTCCGTTCACTAGCCAATACCAAAATCAGCAGCCTGACTCCTTATCAACCTGGCAAACCGGTTGAAGAACTTGAACGTGAATTAGGGATCACTTCTTCCATCAAGCTGGCGAGTAATGAAAACCCGCTTGGCCCTAGTCCTCAGGCGCTTCTCGCTGCCCAACAAGCTTTACCGCATATGCATATTTATCCGGACGGCGCCTGCTTTGAATTAAAACAGGCGCTTTCCCATTTTTTATCTGTTAAACCGGAGCAGCTCACTATAGGAAACGGCTCGGAAAATGTTCTGGAACTGATTGTTAAAGCTTATCTGGATCCAGCCAGCAATGCTGTTCTCTCTCAATATGCATTTCTGACCATTCAAATTCTTGTACAAAGTTATGGCAATATAAAAATGGTGCCAGCCCGTGAGTGGGGCCACGATATTGATAAAATGATCGCCGCCATCGACGATCAAACCCGTTTGCTTTTTTTGGTTAACCCTAACAATCCCACTGGCACCTATACTAATGAAAATGATTTTAAACGGCTGATGCAATCTGTTCCCTCGCATGTGCTCGTGATCGTTGACGAAGCCTATTCAGAATATATTGCCAAAACAGATTATCCCGATGCGCTCAAGTATTTAAGCGAATACCCCAATCTCGTCATCACACGGACTTTTTCAAAAATTTACGGGCTTGCGGCATTGCGATTAGGTTATGCCGTTTCGTCGCCGGATATTGCTGATATATTGAATCGTGCACGACTGCCCTTCAATGTGAACACCCTTGCTTCCAGGGCTGCCTGTGCGGCGCTGATGGATCATGCGCATGTGAAGAAAAGTGTGCAGCTTAACCATCAGGGTATGCGGCAACTTGAGGAAGGGTTGCAAAAAATGCAACTTAACTATATTCCTTCAATTGGAAATTTTATCACCATTGATGTAGAAAACGGCGCAGCCGTCTATCAAAAGCTGTTGCACGAAGGTGTGATTGTACGACCGCTAACCGCATATAGCATGCCAAAACATATTCGCGTCACAATCGGCACCGCTGAACAAAATGAACGGTTTTTAGCAGCACTGCAAAAAGTGTGCGATACCTCCTCTGCTAAAATGAAAGCGACTGAATCATTATGGCGGCACGATCATTAG
- a CDS encoding ankyrin repeat domain-containing protein, with protein sequence MDSRIEMPDVRQREIFGKLILFLKKYPNNRDTNAEQYHHLLHWMEHKGYCDGSAGIWLFVNWANENARNGKNKHDLAWFKKTRQEIVSWDGSNNLSVEQQNEFDAYLSFAEYIQNIRRYSSEAHGDFHKILFDQPAGPELNYALGGMFTLAELEDRFEKMFQAGMFENQMTLLSSHHHDTALFSIKGKYYYFDANSPTGAVEIANGTELARCYFNMNRLEKEASCPVGMRIIGFTPPKKIIKQTDLIKDTRIITNKIPNLTYGSGVYEKTALDMAVWVGDEASVDFYLQSGADVNFSTAQNSTPFRKAIYQNRKRIIERLLETDKVNLKPEYFYLAAQHRATEILAMLLKYEGKKEVNYSVLLEAAITNDDEETIQLLLAYGADPFSKAVAKKPLIQLAVELGYVNALELLLISSSKKMSPAELTRRLNQFDLLELAVRKGHPLSTQLLLRYGADANRRIAWQEKSLLQFALEQGDATTANVLLNEEKININQLDKNGKTVLNAAYEGFTVLKERLEYQEQALMQLEFTIKKEGLISQQKEKKCVIKCLKEECHELEKLIQRLDRHEQFDVVPAFYFAIKNGLVKQMEQLLENHDELRLDKGALIVATSAGSVGIIERLYTLGFDLNGYVSKKTPLLVAVDMQNIEAVEKLLKLGADPNFINQDTLFTPLYMAVRNVDMVRLLLNYGANPNKGTLSGTTPLAAAIKIGQLDVAEVLIADGKADINAVDNSNLAPLHIAVQSRSLSSVNFLLKHHANIHMRNGDKKSALQLAAENGWDDITRCLIVHLAQLNQSTIWHIIAENNLITLLKPAQYEYGYFINETDRGNGETVLHVAVRQKNIKMIELLLANGALPDRMANNGKTPIDLAFESEDTELAFILLRGSLNPIRMLCEKILKEGKQCTLSNSLLSRFITDSNNNECLLNKAELKIDFAELQALAIKAKKFEIAAVLIKHEMAIFDYPAPTILHLCVARDYPVQLFDLLLHESPELLMQSNQNGLTPLQQAVKCKKFEKAAYLISYYGLELENDIPQNNEIKLLYFACETGDKVLLSLLLDMGININIVSKSGLSPLAAACKNGHDEIVDMLLDNKRGNGPALVYGEAEDRSHYSHLKQLARDKPYLLDRIRIRGYLEKRTGRGKYTGYGWVLGRTETQKTGAAREVEVMIKSRSCNETLFKTRSADLTKGKLGKKIDKLLCVKRS encoded by the coding sequence ATGGATAGCAGAATAGAAATGCCCGATGTGCGCCAAAGAGAAATTTTTGGAAAGCTCATTCTTTTTTTAAAAAAATATCCCAACAACCGCGATACCAACGCTGAACAATATCATCATTTGCTTCATTGGATGGAGCACAAGGGTTATTGTGACGGATCGGCCGGAATATGGCTTTTTGTCAATTGGGCAAACGAAAATGCTCGTAACGGAAAAAACAAGCATGACTTGGCGTGGTTTAAGAAAACACGTCAAGAAATTGTTTCATGGGATGGCTCAAATAACTTGTCTGTTGAACAGCAAAACGAATTTGACGCTTATCTAAGCTTTGCAGAATATATTCAAAATATAAGGCGATATAGCTCCGAAGCACACGGCGATTTTCACAAAATCCTGTTCGATCAACCTGCGGGACCCGAGCTTAATTATGCTTTGGGCGGAATGTTTACCCTCGCCGAACTGGAAGATCGTTTTGAAAAAATGTTCCAGGCAGGGATGTTTGAAAACCAAATGACGCTGCTGAGTTCTCATCATCATGATACAGCGCTATTTAGTATCAAAGGGAAATATTACTATTTTGATGCCAACTCGCCCACGGGAGCGGTAGAAATTGCTAATGGTACCGAATTGGCCAGATGTTATTTCAATATGAATCGCCTGGAAAAAGAAGCATCTTGCCCGGTAGGGATGCGTATCATCGGTTTTACTCCGCCTAAAAAAATCATTAAACAGACAGACCTGATAAAAGATACCCGCATCATTACAAATAAAATACCAAATTTAACTTATGGATCTGGCGTTTATGAGAAAACAGCATTGGATATGGCAGTATGGGTAGGAGATGAGGCATCAGTTGACTTTTATTTGCAATCAGGCGCTGATGTGAATTTTTCGACTGCACAGAATAGTACGCCTTTTAGAAAAGCGATTTATCAAAACCGGAAACGGATTATTGAAAGGTTATTGGAGACTGATAAGGTAAATCTTAAACCTGAGTATTTTTACCTTGCTGCCCAACATCGCGCTACTGAAATATTAGCAATGTTATTAAAATATGAAGGCAAAAAAGAAGTGAATTACAGTGTGTTGCTGGAGGCTGCTATTACAAATGATGATGAAGAAACCATTCAATTGCTACTGGCATACGGCGCTGATCCTTTCAGCAAAGCTGTTGCGAAAAAGCCTCTCATTCAACTCGCTGTTGAGTTAGGATATGTTAATGCGCTGGAATTATTGCTCATTTCGTCTTCGAAAAAAATGTCGCCAGCTGAGCTGACCAGAAGGCTGAATCAATTTGACTTGCTTGAACTGGCTGTAAGGAAAGGCCACCCTCTAAGCACTCAATTGCTATTACGTTATGGCGCTGATGCGAATCGACGGATTGCATGGCAGGAGAAGAGCCTGCTGCAGTTTGCTTTAGAGCAAGGTGACGCTACAACAGCGAATGTGCTATTGAACGAAGAAAAAATAAACATTAACCAATTGGATAAAAATGGCAAAACAGTATTAAACGCAGCTTATGAAGGCTTCACTGTGCTGAAAGAACGGCTTGAATATCAGGAACAAGCACTCATGCAGCTCGAATTCACCATTAAAAAAGAGGGCTTGATAAGCCAGCAGAAAGAAAAAAAATGCGTGATTAAATGTTTGAAAGAAGAGTGTCATGAATTAGAAAAGTTAATTCAGCGGCTCGATAGGCATGAGCAATTTGATGTGGTTCCTGCCTTTTATTTTGCGATTAAAAATGGGCTGGTGAAACAGATGGAGCAATTGCTTGAAAATCATGATGAATTGCGGCTGGATAAAGGCGCTTTGATAGTTGCAACATCGGCAGGATCAGTCGGCATAATTGAGCGTCTCTATACACTGGGCTTCGATTTAAATGGATATGTTTCCAAAAAAACGCCTCTGCTTGTGGCAGTTGATATGCAGAACATAGAAGCAGTAGAAAAATTGCTGAAGCTAGGGGCTGATCCGAACTTTATAAATCAGGATACCTTATTTACTCCGCTCTATATGGCTGTGCGCAATGTTGATATGGTTCGTTTACTGCTAAATTATGGGGCGAATCCTAATAAAGGAACGCTATCTGGCACGACTCCGCTCGCAGCAGCGATCAAAATTGGTCAACTGGATGTTGCTGAGGTTTTAATAGCGGATGGAAAAGCGGATATTAATGCAGTTGATAATAGCAATCTTGCTCCTCTGCACATTGCAGTCCAATCTCGGAGCCTGAGCAGCGTTAATTTTTTGCTAAAACATCATGCCAATATCCATATGCGAAACGGTGACAAGAAATCAGCCTTGCAGCTAGCTGCGGAAAATGGATGGGATGATATAACACGGTGTTTAATCGTCCACCTTGCCCAATTAAATCAATCAACCATATGGCATATCATTGCCGAAAATAATCTGATAACTTTGCTAAAGCCGGCTCAATATGAATATGGTTATTTCATCAATGAAACGGACAGGGGAAATGGTGAAACAGTGTTGCATGTCGCTGTTCGACAAAAAAATATTAAGATGATTGAGCTGCTTCTGGCGAATGGGGCTTTACCGGATCGAATGGCGAATAATGGTAAAACACCTATTGACCTTGCTTTTGAGAGCGAAGACACTGAGCTTGCGTTTATCTTACTAAGAGGCAGTCTCAATCCAATTAGAATGCTATGTGAAAAAATCCTGAAAGAGGGCAAGCAATGCACACTCTCCAATTCCCTTCTTTCACGGTTTATTACTGATAGCAATAATAATGAATGTCTGTTAAACAAGGCTGAATTGAAGATAGATTTTGCCGAACTTCAAGCATTAGCTATTAAAGCAAAAAAATTCGAGATTGCTGCTGTTCTGATCAAGCACGAGATGGCGATATTCGACTATCCAGCGCCAACTATACTGCATCTTTGTGTAGCACGTGATTATCCGGTTCAGCTATTTGATCTGCTGCTTCATGAGAGCCCAGAATTGCTTATGCAATCTAATCAAAATGGGTTGACTCCTTTACAGCAGGCTGTCAAGTGCAAGAAATTTGAAAAAGCTGCTTATTTGATATCCTACTACGGTTTGGAATTGGAAAACGATATTCCTCAGAATAATGAAATAAAGCTTTTATATTTTGCCTGCGAGACGGGGGACAAGGTATTGCTTAGTTTATTATTAGATATGGGAATTAATATCAATATCGTATCAAAAAGCGGGCTCAGTCCTTTAGCGGCAGCATGTAAGAACGGTCATGACGAGATTGTGGATATGTTGCTGGACAATAAAAGAGGAAATGGCCCTGCGCTTGTATATGGCGAGGCAGAAGATAGGAGCCATTATTCTCATCTTAAACAACTCGCTAGGGATAAGCCTTATTTGCTGGATCGTATCCGCATACGAGGATACCTTGAAAAAAGAACAGGCAGAGGAAAATATACAGGATATGGGTGGGTGTTGGGCCGTACAGAAACGCAAAAAACAGGTGCTGCAAGGGAAGTGGAAGTGATGATTAAGTCAAGATCCTGTAATGAAACTCTTTTTAAAACTAGAAGCGCTGATTTAACCAAAGGCAAGCTGGGTAAGAAAATTGATAAGTTGCTCTGCGTGAAGCGCAGCTAA
- the maiA gene encoding maleylacetoacetate isomerase: MKLYDYYRSSACFRVRIALNLKGLDYQAVPVHLINHGGEQFSDAYQKINPQQLVPSLQDGDKVLTQSLAIIEYLDETHPSPPLLPADPYQKSLVRSFALAIAADLHPLNNLRVWKYLMSHLKLPEEQKNSWYHHWMKIGLDALEKKLLSHHQNMSYCFGDQPTLADICLVPQLFNARRFAFDLGAYPTLVRIDANCQKHPAFVKAWPEEASADVKG, from the coding sequence CTGAAACTTTATGACTACTATCGATCCAGCGCCTGCTTTCGTGTTCGCATCGCTCTCAATCTCAAAGGCCTGGACTACCAGGCGGTGCCGGTTCATCTCATCAATCACGGCGGCGAACAATTTTCTGACGCTTATCAAAAAATCAACCCGCAGCAGCTGGTTCCCTCCTTACAGGATGGCGACAAGGTGCTAACACAATCACTGGCCATCATTGAATATCTGGATGAAACACATCCCTCTCCGCCGCTTTTACCAGCAGATCCCTATCAAAAAAGTCTGGTCAGATCGTTTGCGCTTGCCATTGCTGCTGATCTGCATCCGCTTAATAATTTGCGAGTCTGGAAATATTTGATGAGCCATTTAAAACTACCCGAGGAGCAAAAAAATAGCTGGTATCATCACTGGATGAAAATAGGCCTTGATGCGTTAGAGAAAAAACTTCTCTCGCATCATCAAAACATGTCCTATTGTTTTGGCGATCAGCCTACCTTGGCTGATATCTGTTTGGTCCCGCAGCTTTTCAATGCCAGACGGTTTGCTTTTGATCTGGGTGCCTATCCTACACTTGTGCGCATTGATGCAAACTGTCAAAAACATCCTGCCTTCGTTAAGGCATGGCCAGAAGAAGCCTCTGCAGATGTAAAAGGATAA